A genomic segment from Nicotiana sylvestris chromosome 1, ASM39365v2, whole genome shotgun sequence encodes:
- the LOC138873267 gene encoding uncharacterized protein: MGDKVRWPKEMRSNPNRHNPNHWCKFHNDHGHKTADCRLLQGEVDHLLKQGYLTELFSEKGKQAYMKNRQEPPQPPSPKRTVNVINGGEEINGVTYTAANKVSKVTITHGKRVRHVLEEESITCDDADADGVLTPYNDALVISLLVHDINVKRVLIDPGSSVNIILLRVLNEMQAENKLVPKAHTLSGFDNSGVVTKG; this comes from the coding sequence ATGGGTGATAAGGTgcggtggccaaaagaaatgagatcaaatccaaacaGACATAATCCTAATCACTGGTGCAAATTCCATAATGATCATGGTCATAAAACAGCAGATTGTAGATTGCTACAAGGAGAAGTCGACCACCTATTAAAGCAAGGGTATCTCACCGaattatttagtgaaaaaggtaagcaagcttacatgaaaaACAGGCAGGAGCCCCCTCAACctccttctcccaaaagaaccgTTAATGTTATAAACGGGGGTGAAGAAATCAACGGCGTGACATATACAGCAGCCAATAAAGTTTCCAAAGTTACAATTACCCACGGGAAGCGGGTCCGACATGTTTTGGAGGAAGAAAGTATTACATGTGATGATGCAGATGCGGATGGCGTGCTAACTCCATACAACGATGCGctggtaatatctctacttgtacatgatattaatgtgaaacgagttttgattgatccaggtagttccgtgaacattattttgctaagagtactaAACGAGATGCAAGCTGAAAATAAGCTAGTACCTAAGGCACATACTTTGTCTGGATTCGACAATTCAGGCGTTGTGACAAAAGGTTAA